The Sinorhizobium fredii USDA 257 region TCCGGATGACGTCTCGCTTGCAGCGTTTGTGGACCGGGCTGCGAGACTGGGCGTTTCGCGTGAGGCGGCAGAGTCTCTCTATCAACCGATGGCTCGCGACGACGTGACGGGTTTCTGCGATGCGCGGGTTTCTGGACTCAAGTCGGCCGAGCTTAGACGGGCGCAGGATCATGTTTCGGAGACGGGCGAGCCGGCGTTCTTTGTCTCGGCGGACATTGCCAACCTCGGAGGCCTCAATCAGGCCATGCAGAACAGGGCGGAGCGGGCTAACGCGCACTATCGGGCCCTGGCAAAGATCTTTGGCGACTCCCTTGCCGAGCGGGGCGGCACCGTGGTGCCGATGAGAGTCGGCGGGGATGAGATTGCGGCGGTGGTCATCGGTGTCGAAGAGGGGCATCTGAATTCAGCAATCGAGGCGGCTAACGAACGCATTCAAACCTATGTTCGCGAGAGCGGACTGTCGGACATCGTCAACCCAAAGCGTCCGACGGAACGCGGGGTCGGGCTGCACATCGGCTATGCCGAGATCCTTCCCGATCTTCCCCCCGCGTCAATATTCGACCAAGCAGACCTTGGCATCGACAGGAGCAAAAACAGGAGCAAGCAAGAGCATGTCACAGGAGAACAGAGACGAGCGGTTGGGACTGACCGGGCTGACCCCGGAGCAGCGCAAGCAGCGTATAGAGGAACTGGAACGGAAATTCGCCGAAGAACGAGCGGTGGCGAAATCAAAACTGGACATACGGAAAGCTCGAAAGGAGCGGGAAAAGCCCCAATCCTAGATCAGACACGGGAGGTTTCGGCCCTTTCCCGGCCAAATCCGGCAGGGTCGACGGGCCGGGCCGGCGCCAGGTCAGTCGAGGGGACGTATGTTTCTCCGGATGACGTCTCGCTTGCCGCGTTCGTGGACCGGGCTGCGAGACTGGGCGTTTCGCGTGAGGCGGCAGGGTCTCTCTATCAACCGATGGCTCGCGACGACGTGACGGGTTTCTACGATGCGCGGGTTTCTGGACTCAAGTTGGCCGAGCTTAGACGGGCGCAGGATCATGTTTCGGAGACGGGCGAGCCGGCGTTCTTTGTCTCGGCGGACATTGCCAACCTCGGAGGCCTCAATCAGGCCATGCAGAACAGGGCGGAGCGGGCTAACGCGCACTATCGGGCCCTGGCCAGGATCTTTCGAGCCTCTCTCGCCGAGCAGGGCGGCACCGTAGTGCCGATGAGAGTCGGCGGGGATGAGATTGCGGCGGTGGTCATCGGTGTCGAAGAGGGGCATCTGAATTCAGCAATCGAGGCGGCCAACGAACGCATTCAAACCTATGTTCGCGAGAGCGGACTGTCGGACATCGTCAACCCCAAGCGTCCGACGGAACGCGGGGTCGGGCTGCACATCGGCTATGCCGAGATCCTTCCCGATCTTCCCCCCGCGTCAATATTCGACCAAGCAGACCTTGGCGTCGACAGGAGCAAAAACAGGAGCAAGCAAGAGCATGTCACCCCGTTGTCAATCCGTGGCGCGTCAGATGACAATGCTCCTGCTGAATCCCTCAGTTCCGAAACTTCGACTGAGCCGTCGTTCCGATTTGCCCCATTGCAGCGTTTGACTCGCGACAAGGCAGCTCCCGGGACGCGAGACCATTTGCTAAAGTCCGGCCTTCCCGTCGTTGAGGACCCCGCAGGCGTATTGTATCTGCCGCGGGCAGGGACGACGCGCACCATTTCCGGAGTCTCGCATCAAGCACCCCAAGAGAGACTTTCGAACGCAGCGCAGAACGTGCGCTTTGTTACGCCGCTGCCAGCATCGCCTGAACGAGCCGGACCATTTCAGACCGCTTATCCGGTGAGAAAGAGCGAGTACCCGCTCCAGGAATGGATGGCTGAATATATACCGGAAACAGGTCTTTTCTACACCGAGGCAAGAAAGGTCGACGCACAGTGGATCTACAAGCCGAACCACGATCGTCGAGACCAGTCGAATTCCATACTGATAAGTCCAGATATTTATGTCGTCAGCGCATTCGGTACACGCGATGCCCTGTTTGATTTGCAGGGCGCCCCGGTGACCGCGATTATGGATAGACGCCGGAGGCTTATTACACCGCACCGACTGGTCAATCGGCTTAGCGAACATTTTGGTCTCGATGAAAAATCCTACACACCCGGGCAACCTATCGCGCTTCTTGCGGAATATACGGCCGCAGGAGGGAGGAACTCATACGCCCAACAGCTGGCGACAGAGGCTCATGCTCCCGTGTATGGCCTTATAGGAGACTTTAACGATAGGCAGTGGGCTCTGTTTTTTCCAGATCCTGTAACGCAACCCGTCATCCAGCCGAATTTTGAAGTAAGTCCGCGCAGCACAAAGGAGGGGCAAGCTGTGCGAGCAAGGTGGACCTTGCTCGAGAAAAGGGAATCGGCCGATCTCGAAGTCCTGTCTCAAGATGATTCAGTGAAGATTGATAGATTTCTCGCCCCGCAAGGAGCGTTCGTCATCAATGCGCACTCGAAAGAGTTGCTGTCGAGAGGGCCGCAACACGTTGCTGCGTCAGCTCGCGAGGCAGGATACTCTGGCGATAAAGCGGCAATGCTTTTGACCCTGGATTCTGACGAGGGGACACACAAGTTTGCCCGCGATCTTGCGGAAGCGCTCGGGGGCCCGGTCCTGATTATGACGGACGATGGCTGGAGGGCGGGTGGAAATGCTATCGCCAAGAACACGATTACAGTCTCCCGTGTTGAAGGTGCCGAAAACAGGCGAATCTCTATCGATGAGAGCGGTCACGTCAGTTTTCTTGATACCCAGGAAAATCGTGAAGCGATGATCTGGCTCAATTTCGGACCGCTTGAACGTTCCCGAAGTTACTTCGAGCGCAAACGCGGGCAAATGGATGATGTCCGGCTACATTTGTTCGATGTGCCGAAATCCGCGCTGGAGAATATCAGGCAGAACGCTGTTCGTCAGGCGGATGCTCAACGAGACGGCAATACCAAGAAACCTGTTATGGGCGACTGGCTGGAATCACCCGACCAGTTCGGGTTGAGATGGGACCAGGCCAAGGAATTGGAGGAGCTTGTTGTTCCGGGTTCGACGCGCACACTTGGTTCTCTGAGCGAGGCGCCGCCAGAGGGACCTCCGGTTGCAATCAATCACCCCCTGCCCGATGAACTCGGTCGATTAGTTACGATAACCTCCCCAACACAACCGAGCGGGCCAGCGACCTGGACCGATGCAAGCCAGACAGCCATCTTCACACCCCGCGGAGATTTCCCCAATATATTGAACAATGTGCCGATGATGCCGTGGCAGCCTCCAACGACGGCGAAAGGCTGGCAGGGAGTGCCTGGCCACAATCCGCGCCTCGCGGAACCTCCTGCCCATGACGGTATCCGGAAGGCCGGTACCGTCATCGTCGAGCCGGATGGCCGCACGTGGGTTATCGAATCGACCAATCATTTTGCGGGCGCTCGCACCTTTCCAAAGGGTTCGGTCGAGGAGGGCCTGTCGCTACAGACCACCGCGATTAAGGAGGCATACGAAGAGACAGGTCTGCACGTCGAACTGATCGCCCATCTGATCGACCAGACGCCGAAGGGTAGCAAAACGACAACACGCTACTACCTCGCGCGGCGCATCGGAGGCACGCCGGTCGAGATGGGATGGGAAACGCAGGGTGTATACCTGGTCCCGAAAAAATAGTGTCGCGGAAACTCTGCGAACCAAACGTGACCGCGCGATCTTTTCACAGGCATCGCAGATCCTGGATCAGCAAAATGCCGGGAAGCCGGATCGTGTTGATCGGCAGCCGGCGGCAGATCAACCGGATCAGCAACGCCCCGTCCGGAGACTTGGTTCAACCGACGAGGCCGTGGCAAGCGCGACGAAACGCCCACCGGCCACTGACGATGTGCCGCCATCTAGTGAATACAAGCGAATCCAACTACCCGACGTGGCTTACTACAGGGACGCAGACGCTCACTGGATAGGGGCCCGGGTGCCGGACCATCCGACCGCTCATGTCAACATGATCGTCAATGACCCCGGGAAGGAGCTCCATCTGGGAGATCAGAGCAGTGTCGAAATTACCGATATCTACCGCGGGACCCTGCCGCGCCATGGAGCAACCGAGCTCGCTGCGCGCGTACTGGAACACTATGGAGTACGCCCAAGTGAAAAGCTCATCTTCAGGGCTGTCGAAAACGAGAGCGCGCTCGTAGCTCACGCAATTGGGCTTCCAGCGTCGCAAACCAAACTTGCGCAGACAGGGGATCGGATCCTCGGCGCAATCGGCCTCAGGGCACGTGATTGGGAGTTTGTCGTAAATAAGCGCGGCGGACTGGATATCGTAGGCCATATCGCACGTTCCGATTCTAGCTGAGGAGGATCAAGACGCGACTCTGGAAAAGCCGACCAACGCGCCGGTGACGATCAGGAGGTCGTGGCCGAGCGTGGAGCCGATCGCCGTGGCCGCCCAATCCGAATAGGAGTACAGCATCGAAACGACCACCGGCGTGTCGGCGCCGGTGCCCATGATCAAAGGGTAGCCGATGAAGAAGGCGAGAGCGGTCATCAGGATCAGCCTTCAGACGCCCGCGCCATTAAGCAACGAGCTTCCTGGACCTGCACAACCGCTTCGACCGGATGATCGGCCCCATGGTGCTTCGAGATTTCGACCTCTGCGCCGTTGGTCGCCGGCGCGGAGAGACATGAGACCGACGAGTCGGTTGCGGTTCCTGGCCATCGTCGGTGGTGCAGCGTCGGGTAAATCCCTGTCATCCGGAACCATCGCGCTCGCCATCTATTGTTGCGCGAAAGGAGAGCGCCGATGACCACTGGTATCCGAAATGCCACGTTTTACGTATTGGAACAGGACGATCCTTTCACCGGTGCAATTCCAGTCAGTTTCGAAGAAGCCTTTAAGGAGGCTGAAAAGCTCACGGCCAACGGTCGCGCTGTTCACGTTCTTTATACCGAGGAGGCGACCCAGACCCAGTTGACCCGCTTTGCCGAGGCCGGCATCCGAACAAGCCTTGCTCCGCAAGGTTAGGGGAAATTGCCGAGGACCAGCGCTATCTTGCTAGCCCACCTCCTGGGACTTCATCGGCGCGAGCTCTCTGCCAGACCATGAAGCCGCACCGCGGGCGCGGCTTCGAGCCCAGCTATTGGTAGCGGAGCGAGTTTGCGTCGAGGCCACCACAAGGCTGAGATGCTCGCATTCGATTGGAACCCTGCTTCCGCCGAGCGGTTCTTCTTATGGCAAACGCGAGTTACGAACTATGACTGAGAAAGCTGCTATTCCGCCCAGGAAGGGCGATCCCAAAGCGCGGCCCGTCCGCGGCCCAGATCCTCAGGTCTCGGCGCCAAAGTCCGATGAACGCAAAAATACGCCTCGGGACACAAGAGAGGCGCCGGCGCCAAACCCGAATGGCGAACACGCCCGTTATCCTCGAGGGCACGGCACGCTGCCGTGCACCTAGGATAGCTGACCTTCGTAAACTCATTGGTCAGCGGATCTTCCCGGACTTTTATGCCGGCTGCATTGTAGATGGCGTTCGCGACAGCCGCAGCGACACCGCACAGGCCGCTCGACGATCCCTTTGGCCCTCATCGGCGAAGAACGGAAGACCGCACTCGATCACACGTCAAAAGGGTCAGAAACTGCTTGGGCAACGGGCGGCAACCACAGAAGCTAAATGTCACCCCATGCAGTTCGGCCATCGTATTTCGCCCCTCTTGTCCGGCTTCTTCACGGTTCCGATCATCTATTCCTCCTGTTGAAATCGCGTTTGCCCCTGTTACGCACGAGGATTTCGGACATCGCTGTCCGGTCATCCTCCGACATGGCGGCAATCCACTGGTTAGTGAAGTACCGCAATTCGTGGGTGGAGAAGAGGGCCGGGTTTCTCGCGTAGGGAACGAGGGTGTCGATCAGCGTCTGCCCCAGCAGAAAGCGGTCCCAGTCCTCCTTGATATGCGGATCGGCCTCATTCGGTTCGACCGCGATCACCTGCGGAGACATCTTGATCGTGGTCCCGGCGAGAACCGGCCTGCCCTGCAGGACCCTCACGTTCTTGAAAGTCTCCGGCTTACCAAATAACCATTCCATCAGGCTCATCGCTTGCCCTCCGACATTGCGGCAACCTCCTCGTCATCGACCACGGCGCGCGCGTGGGACGAAGCGCACGAGAAGATTTTCAGTTGGTCGATCCTTCAGTAGTTGGGTTGCGCCGACAACAAGTGCGGCATCACAGGTCGGGCCGGATCTCTCTCGTTGTTCGCCTGCGCTGTGCCGCTGATATAGACTTCATTGAACCCTTTGATCCATTCGGCCTGTTGGCTGATACATCGTCCCGAGAGGATCAGCCGGTTGGCCTAGTCCGTCGGACGAATCTTTGCCGCCCTTGAAACGGCGCAGCCGGGGGAGGGCCACTAGGCACACACGCATCGTCATAGACGCCGCCAGCAACGAGGTCGCCGATATCATCCTCAATGTCGCCGCCGAGGCAGTCTTTTGGTCACAGTGCGCGGTGGTCGGCCACTGACCCATAGCGGCGACGAAAAGTCCGGAAACCATAACACGGGCCGACGAAACCAAATGGACGAACGAACGTCCATTTCGCTCGTGATTGGCGGGAGACGTTCAGACGTTCCCTGTTGGTGCTAAAAAGATCGCAAAATGTATCATAGGGAACGACGGAGATTGCCGCCGGCGCGAGTTCTTAAATCCCTGACCCGTCGAGCTCTCGGTCGTCATCGCCTTCCCAGGGTGAGGGCATGGAGGTGCGATTGAGATTGGCCGAGGGCATCGGCATCCAGCACTTCAATTCTGGCTCGGCGTATTCGATGATGCGGCCGGGCGAGGAATCAGCGGCGCGCCAGCCTTCTGCGCCGAACTGATCGCCATTCGACCAATACGCGAGATCAACTTCTGCCGCCCCCTGTTCGGACGGGCGGATCGTGACGAGGATCCGACTGCCGTCTTTCGGCGCGCTTGCCATGTGGCGCCAGGGGTCTGGCTCGGCCATCATTTTTCCTCCTGCCTTGCTGCAGGTTGCAAGTGTCGCCTTGCCATCGAAAACGGTCAACTCAAACCTTGCAAACCCATCGTCTAATTGACTGGGCCGCGTCCCCACAGGTGATGTAGTTGGGTGGTAGCGAAGCCGCTTGCCAGCGCGCCCTCGAGCGCGCCGTAGCCAGCGAGCGGTGCCGGAGGCACGGTGTGTCTTTTCAACAGATTTTCCGGGCATTTTGGCTTGTGTGTCCGGTTCTGCCGACCTCATTCGCGTTGCCAGGGTCTCTCTCGGTTTCTATCCTGACGCATGATCCGCACCCTACTGGTGCGCAGAGCCCGGGGACACTGGAGGCCGATGTCTCAACTGGATATGTTTTCCTCGTCGCGCCAGTCAGGCGATGACGTCGTTGTGAGGCTGCGAGGACCCTTGAAGCAGCGGCGGAGGCCATTCGATAACGAGAGCATGGTCCGGCTTTTGGAGGAGAGCGGCAGCTATCGCGTCTTGCGCAAGCTTGTCGGCCGCCAGATCGTCGATATACCGCGGCCGGGATTTCCTCGCATCGGAGTGATCGTCGACACCGAGACGACCGGCCTCGACCACAGCACGGACGAGATCATCGAAATTGGCGCAGTTGCGTTCACCTTCGACGACGGGGGCCATATCGGCGACGTCACGGGCGTTTACGGCGGCCTGCAGCAGCCATCTGTTCCAATCCCTCTTGAAATCACCCGCCTCACCGGAATCACCGACGAGATGGTTGCCGAGCAGATGATCGATGTCGGGTCGCTTCGAGCGTTGCTCGACCCGGCCGACCTGGTGATCGCCCACAATGCCGGCTTCGATCGTCCGTTCTGCGAGGCGTTTTCAAGCATGTTTTCCGGCAAGGCATGGGCCTGTTCCGTCAAAGAAGTCGATTGGGCGACGCGCGGGTTCGAGGGCACGAAGCTCGGCTACCTGATTGGTCAAAGTGGCTACTTCCACGATGGCCATCGCGCCGTCGACGACTGTTTTGCTCTGCTCGAGGTGCTCGCCGGCGCCGATGGGGCGACGGAGCCGAGCGCTTTTGCGGAGCTTCTCAAGACAAGTCAGCGCTCACGCGTGCGCATCTTCGCCGAGCACAGCCCCTTCGACATGAAAGATCATCTGAAGGCTCGGGGATACCGCTGGTCCGATGGCAGCGACGGCCGTCCGAAATCCTGGTGGATCGAAATTGATGAGGAGCAGCTCGCAGCGGAACTCGCTTTCCTGCGGTCAGAGATCTACCGGTGGGAAGAGGCCGACCCGCCGGTCATAAGGCCGACGGCGTTTGATCGGTACAAGGCTTGATGAGGTGGCGATCCCGGATATTTCATTGTGCAGTCTTTCCAAGGATTTCGGATCGAACTTCACATCGCGCATGTCGTCTTGGCGGTCGGCTCATCGTCGTTCCCGAGACTCCGTCGTTCCAACGGATGCAACTGTTTCGCACTTAAGCGAGTTTAGTCGGTGGGCCTTGCGTAGCGCCCGACGAAACGACAGCGCTGGCGGGGCGGGTCGCCCCCAACGGAGTGGTCTATATGGCGCAGAGTACCAAGCAAAAGCTGATGAAGGCGAGCGATATCCCTGCC contains the following coding sequences:
- a CDS encoding 3'-5' exonuclease; the protein is MSQLDMFSSSRQSGDDVVVRLRGPLKQRRRPFDNESMVRLLEESGSYRVLRKLVGRQIVDIPRPGFPRIGVIVDTETTGLDHSTDEIIEIGAVAFTFDDGGHIGDVTGVYGGLQQPSVPIPLEITRLTGITDEMVAEQMIDVGSLRALLDPADLVIAHNAGFDRPFCEAFSSMFSGKAWACSVKEVDWATRGFEGTKLGYLIGQSGYFHDGHRAVDDCFALLEVLAGADGATEPSAFAELLKTSQRSRVRIFAEHSPFDMKDHLKARGYRWSDGSDGRPKSWWIEIDEEQLAAELAFLRSEIYRWEEADPPVIRPTAFDRYKA